The Buteo buteo chromosome 5, bButBut1.hap1.1, whole genome shotgun sequence DNA segment CCACGCATTGGTTAAAGGATCCCAAACATGCACTTCTGATAAGGGATGCCAGTAATATCCTCCGATCACATACATGGCTGCTGTGGGTCTTCTGGAAAGGCCTTTGGGATTGAGGTTCAGGGCATTGTATATGAGTGACCTTATTTTACTGTCATTAAGTCGGCATTTTTTCTGTAGGCTTAAAGCTGACCTCAAATACATGTTATCTAAGTCTACTTTGATGCAGCTCAGCAGTTCATAGACATCTTCAATTCTTTCTTCCACATTGTGTGCGACCCACTTAACGACAGCTTCAATGGCTGCCTCTTCTTTCCAAACGTTGAGATTCTCCTGGGAGAGAATGTAAGAGAGCTTCTCCTTGCCAATGTCCAGAAACTCCTCCTGCTTCCACACTTCTTCAAACCGCCACAACAATATCCTCCTGGACTCTTTCTCTAGCTCTGAGCAATCGTGATATTCGGCAAAGGAGTGCATCCCTATGCAGTTGTCAGTATCCAAGTGCCTCACCAGAAACTGTTCGCAGGCTTTCTTTACCGACACGAACTGGAGGAGGTCTGCAGCCTGGAGCAGGCTTTGGACGTTTCTCTTTGTTATCTGGATCTGGGATGTGTACGCATAATTCACGAGGGCTTCCAGTACGGCGTGGCTGAGCCCGGGAAGGCTGATCTGGCTCTTAGATTTCTCCTTCATGTCGGCCGTGAACATGGCTTTAAAATAACTGCTGCAAGCCGCCAAGGCGGCCCTGTGGCAGTGGAAGAAGACCCCCGAGGCGCTCTGCAGGGTGATGTCGGTGAACAGCCCGTCCAGGTAAAACGCCCGGAACGCCTCCAGGAAGCCGGCGGGGTGAGAGGAGTCCCTGTAGAGGTACGCGTAGTCCTCCTGCCCGGCCACGGCCATCGCCGCCGCCCGCGCTCACaggcggccggccggccgggaCGCGCCGGGCTCCCCGCCGCTTTGTCCGCGGGCCGGAGCGCCGCTccgccgagccccgccggcgacgggcccgccccgcgcggaGCTTACGCCCGGGCGGAGCGCGGCCGCGGCGAGGGGCGCTCCCAGgcccgcggcggccccgccaCCATCTACGGAAGAGCCGCTGCCGGCGGCaggcggcggggccggagcgGCGACTCCTATTTCGGtgccccggccgccccctccGCGAGGCcagcccggcccccgcccgccggctGGCCCCGGGGGAACGCCGGCCGAaccgccgctgccgcccgggggctgcccgcccccgggggcggggggtcAGAAGGCGGACTGCGGGGATGGCAAAAGGCCCGGCCGTCTTCGGGCCGGACGCAGGCGCCCGGGCGGCGTCACCAGCTCGGTGGCCGCCAGCCGCACGACAAAGCGAGGGGGCCTTTGACTGCCGCCGCCCGCCACCTGAGGCGCtgggggcagcggggcgggggagggcaGCGAGCTCCAGGGGCTCCCCACGGCGGGAGGGCAGGATTCGAGAGGGGCGGCCCGAGCTCCCCTCGGACGCCTGAACCCGGCAGGGTGCAAATGCTGACGGACAGACCCCAACTGCAAGCACGTTATTCAGGAAGAAGGTTACGTTGGCTTTTGCCGCTTCTGAAAACGTGGTTCGCAATTAAgaagcctttttcttctctgccagcaAACCATTTTCTGCAGTAGCGACTTCTGAGAGAAGTAGTTGAAGCACAGCGTCCTCTGGGTCTAAGCAGCTGAGCTCCCCcctttgcctgcagcagggtTTGGATCCTGTGGATCCAGCAGCCAGGCTTCCCCCGCCCTGCCAGAGCTCTCCTGGATTGAAAGGGCTGGCAGCGGTTTCTCCTAGCAAAAGGAGGTGGGTATTTGTTATGATTAACTAAGTGCCAGCAATACCCAAAAGGAGGAATTCAGGAGATCTTCAGCTCTGCACAGATTAAAAAGcatcatttgtttcttttaattactgCTGGTACTTCCCCCATGATGCCCACCAGATACAGGGACTAAAGAAGGAATCTGAACTGCAAATTACATATGGACACCCCCCGCACCCCCATCCTACCTCACACGCTAACCGTGCAGCAGGACTCAAACTTGCCGTTCACCTTTACGTAGAAGGACAAGACATAAATAAGCCgttccaaacaaaaaaacaacaaacccttCACACATCTTTGCCTTCAGTTTTTCAACCGCTCTTGATGCATTGTTAGCCCAGGAAATCAGAGTTTTGTGGCGCAACCCAGGAATTAGCAGTAGCCCTGCTGTCTCAGACCCGGGCCTGTCCCTCAGCTACATTACTCactccatttctttctctgggGCATTCCCTTGTCCAGCCCTGAGCCTGTTTATACATCCCCATGCCAACAGATTTGgtttgctgtggttttgcattttccttttcatcagcTTCCTATGGACAAGCAGGAACTTCTCCCAGGACTTGGCCAACCTACTAGCACATAATACTAAGGCTAAGTactcttcatagtagctggtgtTACTATACAGAAGATTTCCCATACACACATATGCCTTCCATTATGCATCTCTTTTTGTAACATCTTTACCTAAGTCATCTCCCTCCCAGAGAGCATGTTGGTTTAAACTGCCAGCAAGTCTGGAAGTCAGCAACACTTCGTACTGAACCTGCATCCCTTCAAGGAGCTTCTCGCTTTCTCTTTTGGATGGTTTACCAGCTTAAACTACCTTTACCCTTTGGAGATACTCATCCTCCCTTATACCCAAACATGGAAAAATTTGGTAATCGTGATGCTCCAGAAAagttctctcctctcttttattaagaggaaaaaaaaaacccaaacaaacccaagacCTCGCATTAATAGCTTAATGGCCTACCTACTGGAattgaaaaatttcttctgtctCCAACATGCACTTTGGCTAGCAAATAGCATCAGCTCTACCCTCTATTTGAAGACATCAGATCATAATTGCTAATATTTCAAGTAGTCTACTTTGCTTAATCTACTCTCAACTCCTGCTTTGGTACTTTcatcaaaaccacaaaaagcaCCCCTTTTTGAGCATGAAGATTAATTTCTCACTCAATTTCTCACTCCCATAGCAAACTACAAGGTCGGCTCCTTAAGGCTAAAAGAACAATAGTTAATATAAGTGGAAGTGGAATAATTATTTATCTattagttttttgtttgtttttaagtaagTAGTAACTGAAATCTGTAGACAAACTGAAAGCAAGCTGTCTCACAACTAAGttctgaaaagcacagaagagacTGGCACAGAATCTGAAACATTCAGCAGCACATCTAGAATGAAGGAAACGCATAACTAAAAAAAAGGTAACCATACAAAATTGTACTATACAACAGCCATTACCATTCTTTTGTATGACCTGTAAGTCAGACAAACCTGTCACAACTTGAGACCCACCAGTTCTTCAGACGCTGTCTTCGTGCCCTTGCACAAGACAATAGGGTAAGATCTCCAATAGAAACATCTCAAGCACCTATCAAATACCCATCATTAAAGCAATGCTCCTGAGAACTCAAGTATATTATTCTGGACATCTTGGATAACAGACTGTTCAAAGCAACGTTCTACCGATTCATTAAAACAGGTGAAGGGCTAAAAGCAGGACCATTTACATGGAAGTATTCAACGGAAATCTTAAGTTATATACACTATCAGCCTGAAAACTGGCAAGACCACTCCTAAAAATCTTCAactgagaaaaagaagatattgACAACATCAAGTGTTGgtaaaaaaatgagaacaatgctgcacagaaaacagaggaagacggctacagcagctgcaggctgctgaGCTACACCTCAGACATCTGCAACCAAAGTGCTGCAGAAGTGCAGTTTCTCAGTTATTAAGGCACTTAAGCTAAAACAGACATCAGTTCAATAGCACATTACATCACCATTTTAGACCTTTTGTGGGACTATAAGGAGGAAAACATTTggcatgaaaatatatttaaatttaatgagACTTATTTTTACTATCTTTATATGCATAGCCCAACTCCTGGGGCTC contains these protein-coding regions:
- the KLHL23 gene encoding kelch-like protein 23 isoform X2, whose protein sequence is MAVAGQEDYAYLYRDSSHPAGFLEAFRAFYLDGLFTDITLQSASGVFFHCHRAALAACSSYFKAMFTADMKEKSKSQISLPGLSHAVLEALVNYAYTSQIQITKRNVQSLLQAADLLQFVSVKKACEQFLVRHLDTDNCIGMHSFAEYHDCSELEKESRRILLWRFEEVWKQEEFLDIGKEKLSYILSQENLNVWKEEAAIEAVVKWVAHNVEERIEDVYELLSCIKVDLDNMYLRSALSLQKKCRLNDSKIRSLIYNALNLNPKGLSRRPTAAMYVIGGYYWHPLSEVHVWDPLTNAWVQGTEMPDHTRESYGVTSLGPDIYVTGGYRTESIEALDTVWIYNSERDEWTEGCPMLDARYYHCAVSLSGCIYALGGYRKGAPVQEAEFYDPLKKKWLPIANMIKGVGNATACVLHEVIYVTGGHYGYRGSCTYDKIQRYHSGSNEWSIVTTSPHPDHDHGLL
- the KLHL23 gene encoding kelch-like protein 23 isoform X1, giving the protein MAVAGQEDYAYLYRDSSHPAGFLEAFRAFYLDGLFTDITLQSASGVFFHCHRAALAACSSYFKAMFTADMKEKSKSQISLPGLSHAVLEALVNYAYTSQIQITKRNVQSLLQAADLLQFVSVKKACEQFLVRHLDTDNCIGMHSFAEYHDCSELEKESRRILLWRFEEVWKQEEFLDIGKEKLSYILSQENLNVWKEEAAIEAVVKWVAHNVEERIEDVYELLSCIKVDLDNMYLRSALSLQKKCRLNDSKIRSLIYNALNLNPKGLSRRPTAAMYVIGGYYWHPLSEVHVWDPLTNAWVQGTEMPDHTRESYGVTSLGPDIYVTGGYRTESIEALDTVWIYNSERDEWTEGCPMLDARYYHCAVSLSGCIYALGGYRKGAPVQEAEFYDPLKKKWLPIANMIKGVGNATACVLHEVIYVTGGHYGYRGSCTYDKIQRYHSGSNEWSIVTTSPHPEYGLCSITLQNKIYFVGGQTTITDCYDPEQNEWKQMAHMMERRMECGAVVMNGCIYVTGGYSYSKGTYLQSIEKYNPELNKWEAVGNLPSAMRSHGCVCVYNV